Within Oligoflexus sp., the genomic segment AAACCACGCGATCCATCATGTCAGCATCCTGCCTGAAGCAACCTCTTCCCTGAGGCTGGTGCTGAACGATTGACGCTCCTTTGGCCTGACTGTAAATCCGGCAAATTGAAGAATTTTACCCTAGGGTGAAACAGGAACTACGACTGTACGATAATGCAGATCAAGGTTTCGTCAGGACGACAGGGAGGAGTTTCGGGGATCTAGGTAGGTACCAAGCACAGAGGCCAAGGCAAAAAGCAAAAGAATTTTCTTTGGAAGACTTTTCATTTTAAAACCTTACGAAGGTCGTTTTTTTAACGTGGAAAGCTGCAATTAGCTTTCCCATCGCTGGTTCGATATACGAAGGCGCTATCATCCTGTCCCCACAGCGACCCAACACAGCCCCTCAACACAACGAAATCATTAATAAATCATATACATTTACCTTCTCCGCGTTCAATCCATGAATTTTTTTTCAGGACTTCGTCTTATTCCAGTCCTCCCGTTCGACTACAGGCGGAAAGGAAGGGGCTGCCCCATGCGCTGCGTTTGACGTTGTGCCAGGCCGAACATTAAAGGCAAAATCAACCCAAGCGTTCGAGCAGTGAGTGAGATGGCCATTTCACAGGTAACTACTGAGGAGAATCTATGGGTACCAGCATTAAAGTCCAAACCTGTCTGTGGTTCGATTCCGGTGCGGAGGTAGCGGCTGAGTTTTACGCGGGGCTTATCAAGAACTCCAAAGTCATAGAAATCATAAAGCGGGATGGAAAACCACTGACTGTCACCTTGAATCTTGCTGGGCACGAGGTCATGCTTCTCAACGGAGGGCCGATGTTTAAGCAAAGCGAGGCCGCGTCCATCATGGCTATCTGTGATGACAACGCCGATGCTGACCGTCTATGGAAAGCATTCATAGCAAACGGCGGAACAGAGTCCCACTGCGGTTGGCTTAAAGATCGGTGGAATGTCAGCTGGCAAATCGTCCCTGCAGCGTTCTTAAAGATGGCGTCCGATAAAAATCCTGACAAAGTTGCTCGCATGATGGAAGCCATGATGAGCATGAAACAGTTGGATATCGTCAAACTTCAAAAGGCTTTTGACGGAAAATAAAGCTCTGGCGCGGACACCGTCACGATGTGTGACGAGTTCGCGCCTTCTTTGTCAAAGCCCCCCGCCATCCACCGCCGATAAGGGCGGTGAGGCTCACCAGAACCACAGGCCACGAAAGGCCGGCTGAAGTCGCCAGATACTTGGGAAACCACTTGGGTTCCCATTTATCTTTGAACGCGCGGAGTCCACGAAA encodes:
- a CDS encoding VOC family protein, which codes for MGTSIKVQTCLWFDSGAEVAAEFYAGLIKNSKVIEIIKRDGKPLTVTLNLAGHEVMLLNGGPMFKQSEAASIMAICDDNADADRLWKAFIANGGTESHCGWLKDRWNVSWQIVPAAFLKMASDKNPDKVARMMEAMMSMKQLDIVKLQKAFDGK